One window from the genome of Diospyros lotus cultivar Yz01 chromosome 11, ASM1463336v1, whole genome shotgun sequence encodes:
- the LOC127812867 gene encoding uncharacterized protein LOC127812867: MSRICVKNLPKYATEERLRDFFSQKGEVTDAKLMRTKDGKSRQFGFVGFRTEQEAEEALKYFNKSYMDTCRITCEIARKVGDPNIPRPWSRYSINKPQSSTQGENFVPKREGLEISKGGKNNKKDIEDDDPQLQEFLQVMQPRVKSKLWGNDSLIASNVEKNGQANDENTQMTALLNEKSARVMTIIDEPEKAENESLEIQPTEKSNNLAIDEFTSDVDYFKSRMKKEWSDSESSDEEDDSNNSDDDGGGMHSPKKSNKAQDVRKVGPRVQPDSLKREASEEDAQDEFSGSSDHKMIDLGNQSPRLKDDNRELLETGRLFVRNLPYTTSEYELEEHFSRFGNVSEVHIVVDKDTKRSKGTAYVHYSLPESASRALEELDNSIFQGRLLHIMPAKQKIALEKQESIASANESLKRFKQRREDEKKASEASGNTRAWNSLFMRPDTVVENVARKFGTSKSDFLDREADDLAVRIALGETQVIAETKTALVNAGVNITSLEEFSSGKTVGVKRSNHIILVKNLPYSSSEGELAKMFGKFASLDKIILPPTKTLALVVFLEPAEARAAFRGLAYKRYKDAPLYLEWAPDHILNQNTTSIDAANTVIVGENEVKRVILEQQVEGITDGEIDPDRIESRSLFVKNLNFKTSDESIRKHFSEHMKEGRILSVRVKKHLKNGKNVSMGFGFIEFDSIETAMNVCKNLQGTVLDGHALILQFCHPKKDDQVVKNVDKDGSSTKLMVRNVAFEATEKDLRQLFNPFGQIKRLRLPMRFGKHRGFAFVEYVTKQETQNALKALSNTHLYGRHLVLERAKEGETLEELRARTAAQFSDGQSGFNSTKLSKKRKHLAIVDEGSIRFERIAD, from the exons ATTGCTCGTAAAGTTGGAGATCCAAACATTCCTCGTCCATGGAGTCGGTATTCCATTAACAAACCACAGAGTTCAACTCAGGGAGAAAATTTTGTTCCTAAGAGGGAGGGCCTTGAAATTTCCAAGGgaggaaaaaataataagaaggaCATTGAGGATGATGACCCTCAGCTTCAGGAGTTTCTTCAAGTAATGCAGCCCCGGGTGAAGTCAAAATTGTGGGGAAATGATTCATTGATTGCTTCCAATGTTGAGAAGAATGGACAAGCTAATGATGAGAACACCCAGATGACAGCCTTACTCAATGAGAAATCAGCTCGAGTGATGACTATAATAGATGAACCTGAGAAAGCCGAAAATGAGTCATTAGAGATTCAACCAACtgaaaaatcaaacaatttgGCCATTGATGAATTTACCTCAGATGTGGATTACTTCAAGAGTAGAATGAAGAAAGAGTGGTCTGATTCTGAAAGTAGTGATGAGGAGGATGACAGCAATAACAGCGATGATGATGGTGGTGGAATGCATTCTCCGAAGAAAAGCAATAAGGCCCAGGATGTTCGGAAAGTAGGTCCAAGGGTACAACCTGATTCCTTAAAAAGAGAAGCTTCTGAAGAGGATGCCCAAGATGAGTTTTCTGGAAGTTCTGATCACAAGATGATTGATTTAGGCAATCAATCACCAAGATTGAAAGATGATAACAGAGAACTTCTAGAGACTGGTCGTCTTTTTGTCCGCAATCTGCCATATACTACCAG TGAGTATGAGCTGGAAGAGCACTTTAGCAGATTTGGCAATGTATCTGAAGTTCATATCGTTGTTGATAAAGATACGAAGAGGTCAAAAGGAACTGCTTATGTTCATTATTCACTTCCAGAATCTGCCTCCAG AGCCTTAGAAGAGTtggacaattcaatttttcaaggaAGGTTATTGCATATTATGCCAGCAAAGCAAAAAATTGCTTTGGAGAAGCAAGA GAGCATTGCTTCTGCAAATGAATCTCTAAAGAGATTTAAGCAAAGAAGGGAGGATGAGAAAAAGGCATCTGAAGCCAGCGGAAATACACGAGCATGGAACAGTTTGTTCATGCGACCTGATACT GTCGTTGAAAATGTTGCTAGAAAATTTGGTACAAGTAAAAGTGATTTTCTTGACCGAGAAGCTGACGATCTTGCTGTCCGCATTGCTTTGGGAGAAACTCAAGTGATCGCCGAGACAAAAACGGCGCTTGTAAATGCAGGGGTTAATATAACCTCATTAGAAGAATTTTCCAGTGGGAAAACTGTTGGTGTGAAGAGAAGCAACCACATAATATTAGTCAAGAACTTGCCTTACAGTTCTTCTGAAGGTGAACTTGCTAAGATGTTTGGGAAATTTGCCAGCTTGGACAAAATTATTCTCCCTCCAACAAAAACTTTGGCTTTG GTTGTTTTCCTTGAACCAGCTGAGGCACGTGCAGCTTTCAGAGGTTTAGCTTACAAGCGTTACAA GGATGCTCCACTATATTTGGAATGGGCACCTGATCATATTCTTAATCAAAATACTACATCTATTGATGCGGCAAATACTGTCATTGTTGGTGAGAATGAAGTCAAGAGGGTAATATTGGAGCAACAAGTGGAAGGAATAACAGATGGAGAGATTGATCCTGATAGAATTGAG TCGCGATCACTATTTGTGAAGAACCTGAATTTTAAGACATCTGATGAATCTATTAGGAAGCATTTTAGTGAACACATGAAAGAGGGAAGAATCTTAAGTGTCAGG GTGAAGAAGCACTTGAAAAATGGAAAGAATGTCTCCATGGGCTTTGGTTTTATAGAGTTTGATTCTATTGAAACAGCAATGAATGTTTGCAAGAATCTACAG GGAACTGTTTTGGATGGACATGCACTTATTTTGCAATTTTGTCATCCTAAGAAGGATGACCAAGTtgtaaaaaatgttgacaaggATGGCAGTTCAACAAAATTAATGGTAAGAAATGTAGCTTTTGAGGCAACGGAGAAAGATCTCAGACAACTATTTAATCCATTTGGTCAG ATTAAACGTTTGAGGTTGCCAATGAGATTCGGGAAGCACAGAGGCTTTGCTTTTGTAGAGTATGTCACAAAACAAGAGACCCAGAATGCACTTAAAGCCCTTTCAAACACCCACCTCTACGGTCGCCATCTG GTCCTGGAAAGGGCAAAGGAGGGCGAGACCTTGGAAGAACTGCGGGCTCGAACGGCTGCTCAGTTTAGCGACGGACAGAGTGGGTTTAACTCAACTAAGCTATCCAAGAAGAGGAAACACCTGGCCATCGTTGATGAGGGGAGCATTAGATTTGAAAGAATTGCTGATTAA
- the LOC127812868 gene encoding uncharacterized protein LOC127812868, translated as MGAVKDSDPSLGYLTRKDTEVKLPRPTRVKNKTPAPIQITAEQILREARERQEAEIRPPKQKITDVTELNDYRLRKRKEFEDLIRRVRWNTSVWVKYALWEESQKDFNRARSVWERALEVDYRNHTLWLKYAEFEMKNKFINHARNVWDRAVALLPRVDQLWYKYIHMEEILGNVAGARQVFERWMNWMPDQQGWLSYIKFELRYNEIDRARSIFERFVDCHPKVTAWIRYAKFEMKNGEINRARNCYERAVSKLADDEEAEQLFVAFAEFEERCKETERARCIYKFSLDHIPKGRAEDLYRKFVAFEKQYGDREGIEDAIVGKRRFQYEDEVKKNPLNYDLWFDYIRLEESVGSKDRVREVYERAIANVPPAAEKRYWQRYIYLWINYALYEELEAEDMERTREVYRECLKLIPHEKFSFAKMWLLAAQFEIRQLNLKGARQILGNAIGKAPKDKIFKKYIEIELQLGNIDRCRKLYEKYLEWAPENCYAWSKYAELERSLSETERARAIFELAIAQPALDMPELLWKAYIDFEIAENEYQRTRELYERLLDRTKHLKVWISYAKFEASSMEEDVPSSDLPEDGAQESLSDQKQLCLQRSRRVFERAVNYYRTSTPELKEERAMLLEEWLSMESSFGELGDANSVRAKMPKKLKRRRQIETEDGPTEYEEYIDYLFPEETQTTNLKILEAAYKWKKQKVALDDED; from the exons ATGGGGGCCGTAAAAGATTCAGACCCGTCGTTGGGCTACCTTACGAGAAAAGACACGGAGGTGAAGCTTCCGCGTCCGACCAGAGTCAAGAACAAGACGCCGGCGCCGATCCAAATCACCGCCGAGCAGATCCTCCGGGAGGCCCGCGAGCGCCAGGAGGCCGAGATCCGGCCGCCCAAGCAGAAAATCACCGACGTTACCGAGCTCAACGACTACCGCCTCCGCAAGCGCAAGGAGTTCGAGGACCTAATTCGCCGCGTGCGATGGAACACGAGCGTCTGGGTGAAGTACGCCCTGTGGGAAGAGTCGCAGAAGGACTTCAATCGGGCTCGCTCCGTCTGGGAGCGAGCCCTAGAGGTCGATTACCGCAACCACACGCTCTGGTTGAAGTACGCCGAGTTCGAGATGAAGAACAAGTTCATCAATCACGCCAGGAACGTTTGGGACCGGGCCGTCGCGCTCTTGCCTAGGGTTGATCAGCTGTGGTACAAGTACATTCACATGGAGGAGATCCTCGGCAATGTTGCAGGCGCCAGGCAAGTCTTCGAGCGATGGATGAATTGGATGCCGGACCAGCAAGGTTGGCTCTCCTACATCAAATTCGAGCTTCGGTACAATGAAATCGATAGGGCTCGATCAATTTTCGAGAGGTTTGTGGATTGTCATCCCAAAGTAACAGCCTGGATTAGGTACGCAAAGTTTGAGATGAAGAATGGGGAGATCAATAGAGCCAGGAACTGCTATGAGAGAGCTGTTAGTAAGTTGGCTGATGATGAAGAGGCTGAGCAGTTGTTCGTGGCGTTTGCTGAGTTTGAGGAGCGGTGTAAGGAGACTGAGAGGGCGAGGTGTATATACAAGTTTTCACTGGATCACATTCCCAAGGGCCGTGCTGAGGATTTATATAGGAAGTTTGTCGCATTCGAGAAGCAGTACGGGGATAGGGAAGGGATTGAGGATGCCATTGTTGGGAAGAGGAGGTTTCAGTATGAGGATGAAGTGAAGAAGAATCCacttaattatgatttatggtttGATTACATTAGGTTAGAAGAGAGTGTGGGTAGTAAAGATCGTGTTCGTGAGGTTTATGAGCGGGCAATTGCCAATGTTCCTCCTGCTGCAGAGAAGCGGTACTGGCAAAGATACATTTACTTGTG GATTAACTATGCATTATATGAGGAGCTTGAAGCAGAGGACATGGAGCGGACTAGAGAAGTGTATAG GGAATGTCTGAAGCTGATTCCTCATGAGAAATTTTCATTTGCAAAAATGTGGTTGTTGGCTGCGCAGTTTGAAATTCGACAATTAAACCTCAAAGGTGCACGCCAAATTCTTGGTAATGCTATTGGGAAAGCTCCCAAAGATAAG ATATTCAAGAAGTATATTGAGATAGAGTTACAACTAGGCAACATAGATCGTTGCCGAAAGCTGTATGAGAAATATCTGGAATGGGCCCCAGAGAACTGTTATGCATGGAGCAAGTATGCTGAGTTGGAGAGATCTCTTAGTGAAACTGAGAGGGCCAGAGCTATTTTTGAGCTCGCAATAGCACAACCTGCATTGGACATGCCAGAGTTGCTGTGGAAg GCATATATTGATTTTGAGATAGCAGAAAATGAATATCAAAGAACTCGAGAACTTTACGAGAGGCTATTAGACCGCACAAAGCATTTGAAGGTATGGATTAGTTATGCGAAGTTTGAGGCGTCTTCTATGGAAGAGGATGTCCCCAGCTCAGACTTGCCAGAAGATGGTGCCCAGGAATCCCTCAGTGATCAGAAGCAGCTATGCCTTCAGCGTTCAAGAA GGGTGTTTGAGAGAGCAGTTAACTACTATAGAACATCTACACCTGAATTGAAAGAGGAAAGGGCAATGCTTTTGGAGGAATGGTTGAGCATGGAGAGTAGTTTTGGCGAGCTTGGTGATGCTAATTCAGTCCGAGCTAAAATGCCAAAGAAACTCAAGAGGCGGCGGCAAATAGAAACGGAGGATGGTCCAACTGA GTACGAGGAATACATAGATTACCTGTTTCCTGAGGAAACCCAGACCACAAATCTCAAGATCTTGGAAGCAGCTTACAAGTGGAAGAAACAGAAAGTTGCTTTGGATGATGAGGATTAG